The Myripristis murdjan chromosome 4, fMyrMur1.1, whole genome shotgun sequence region TCCTAtgagctgctgttgctggtgcCGGGCATCATCCCTCCGCTTTAGTCTTTTGAATTCGGCCAGAGCCGTCGCTGAGGTCTGGTACAAAAGCAGCGCCATGGCTTTTGCCTTCTCCGGCTTGGACACCAGCACTGCGTGGCACCGCAGCATCACCGCCTTGTGCTTCATTTCGTGCCTGTATATCCAAGCGAAAATTTTGGGTAACCTCGGGTCTGCGACGCAGTAAGTTATCCGGTGCAGCAAGTACAAGTGTCCCGGTCTCCTCGCCTTGTCGTCCACATGCACCATCCGGATGCCCTGCGAGCTGATGGTCAGCTTCATCTTGGTGCCGTTCTTGCCCATCTCACTTTTGCCCCAGATCTTGCCCACCGCCACGTCCGTGCAGCCGTCCCCTTTGGACTGGATGGTGGTGGCATTCCCCAGGTACAGCACTGTGTATGTGGGGTCCTCGCTGGTGATTTTCACCTTTTTCCTCTTGGACTTGAACATGCTTCCGACCCTGTTGAGTGCGCTCTCCGGGCACGACTTGGCGAAGGATGTGAGCGCCGAATAGTTGAGACTCACCGCATAGCCCTTCTGCTTGGACTGCTTGTCTTCCTCAATCAGGTCGAACTTATTCTTCTTCCAAGGCAGCATTATATGGCTGTTTCCACTCAACAGCAATAAAATCTACTAAGTGAAAAAAAcagactacttttttttttttttattgcacctGGTCCTTATCACCTTTTACCGTCCTGTCAAGTCATTCATAAACTACTCCATGATAATAAAAGACTACGACACTCTATACTTCATCTGTCCGTCGTCTAAAGTGCTCTTGTCCATTGTAGCGCCTCCCCATCTCACACTATTGTAGTCTGCCAAAGGAGGGACCGTCCTCACTGTTTATATACCGGGACAAACCATTTCCTGGTCTGTAGGGGGGTGCAGCGACCGGTGTGGGCCAAACCAAATGTGGAAAGAAAAGACGGCAGACTCATATTGTGTGACTGATCATTGATAGAAAGCAAAGGGATTTGCTCCCCTGTTTCACTCTGGCTATGCAGGATCTGGTTGCGCTTGACGCTGCTGAGTAATTATTACCCAGCACTGATAAATATGAAACCACAAACAACAAGATTAAAGCACAAGCACCTATTTGGTTTAAGTAACTGTAGACACCCCTTTACAAAAAACTATGGTAACTTTATAGTACATTTTCCAATACTATACAGTAAAATATATCTTATAATATCCTGTGGGGAATATCGTGTTGATCAAACACGaaatagcctaataataataaaaaaaaaaaaaaaatcctggattGTTATGGTTAATGTAAACTCACCAGTGACTACCACAGAACAACAAAAGGCATTATAGGAACACTGTTGTGGTTTTCCACCAGGATTTAcgtatatttaaatataatgcCTCGTATATGCCATTCAAGGTTTAAGTGTTTAACCGACTGTCTTTTCTCTACAACTCATTTTGCAAGctatattaaaaatgtcagtttcaaTGAAATATTTAACTTGACGGTTGAAATAAGTGACTCTGCTCTGACTTTTATTAATCAATTACGTGAAGCGTGAAGTTATGACCCGTAAAGCTGAATCCGGCGAAGTGCGTTGATTTGCTCTTACAAACACAGCTCAAAGTGCGCCCATCGgatctcatgtgtttgtttcGCTCAAGATGGACAGTCAttctaaaaaaatgtttttgctgcCATCTATTGGTCATTACTGGGTTTGCAAATGGAGAATTAATACCAGTAACTTACAGCTCCAGTGAACCACCACccccaaaagaaaagaaaagtactTTGAATTCTCAATAATGactattaattaaattaattaaaaaaaaaaaaaaaaaaaaaaaaaaaaacttgtatatTTTGCATTGAGGAAACTGAAACAActggtcatttatttatttgcatttactCAATAATATTCTGGGACGACAGATGAAGATATTCTTTCTACCTCCCCTTGTGTTGTTAATTTTCTAGTTACTTTACAACAATGTCTTTATATCCTAATATGTCACTGCTGTGCATGAGGAACTCTTCTTGGGATGACCCTATTTTCTTCAGTGCATATTTGGCAGCTGGACAACCGTGTGGAATGTACCACAGTGCGTTTCCATGAAGTGCTTGCAATAAAGGAAACACTATTTCAAAGTGTCTAGATGTAATTATTCAGTTGGAATACATACGATACATATCCCATACCCATAAAGTAGTTCTTACATTAGTTAACAAGTCATCTGTATTTGTCTAGGTATGACCAACTCGAATGGTATGATCCATATAACTTCCGGTCTATCCGACAACAACTGGTTCCACATGGGCTACAGGAGGTAGTGGCATAAATTGAGTAACGCGtatggttttattattttagtgtgatttttttttgtgacaacaacaataagagTTAGTATGGGCAAGAAGAAAGCAGGAGGAGGCAGCGCCGGGCTCGGCAGGGCTCTGATAAAGGAGAGACTCCAAGCTGGCCGAGGAAACAGGAGGGGCGACTCCTGGGTATGAcatgacttatttttttaagtaaataatTATATACCACATGCATAGAGCATGTAGTTGTGCTGTCAAGTCCAAAATAACTATCATCGTTTGAATTATCGGCTCGTACATTTAAGATAGGAACTGCGTCACATAGCACAGGATTATCACATTTTCACGAGCCGTAAATGTTACACTTAACCGTCACGccagatttcattcaaaaaCCTGTCATTTTATTGCTGCCTTGATACAGGTAAATATACACACGTAGCAGAACCAAACCTATCATAGTAAATCAAGCTTACTCCTGTGGCAAAGTCGGCATATAGATTATTCACCGAGCGCTGCTAATTACAATCAAATCTCAACATTTTCTGTTCGTTTGCTCGACCTTTGGGGTGTGTTTTGGTGCTAGAAGATCGCGAGCGTAACGGAATTTTGTCAAAGTAAGAGCCTCGCGGTGGAGTCGGTGTACTTCTGAATTGTGCCATTCTCTCCATACAAGAGAACAGCACACACTTTTCATGACAATATGGAGTGTTTTGTGTATTGAAGACACTTTTGTCTGTAGTAGCCACAGTCATCCTAGCCAAACGCCTCTATTTACTTTGTTGTCACGTTTGCAGCTCCACACCAGTGAGCTGAATGATGGCTACGACTGGGGACGGCTGAACCTGCAGTCAGTAACAGAGCAGAGTTCAATGGACGACTTTCTGGCCACTGCTGAATTGGCAGGGACAGAGTTTGTTGCTGGTAGGTGATCACACAATTAACCATGTACGTCCATGTTTATTACCACTTACAAACACTGATGAAAGTGTCAAGGTATACCCATAGTCCCCAAAAGTTCAGCCGAAGTGACTTCAGTCCTCAGTTGTCACTGCACCACTGTTTGTGTTATGATTATTATCAGGTCTTGAACACATAGCAGCTTGAGAGACAGCACTAGAGTCTTTAACTATTTATGTCTtaaatgtcagtgtgtttatCTGTTGCACACCTGCCCATTTaattctgctgtgttttatgaCTTTTTCCCCAGAAAAACTCAACATTAAGTTTGTGCCAGCGGAAGCTCGAGCGGGCTTACTCACagatgaagagagagcgaggctgAAGAAGCTGCACGAAGACAACAAGCACTTCCTCAGAATTCCACGACGGTAAGTGGCACAGATCTTACTAATTTAGCCAAACCacttgtatgttttatgtttaatttttctaattttacatCTCTAATGTTATGTGTTCTAATGTCTCTTCATTTTAAGGCCCCATTGGGATGAAAGCACCAGCCCAGAGGCTCTtcagcaggcagagagagacagcttcTTGGAATGGAGACGAACCCTTGCACAGTGTGTAGTGTTCACCTTTCCTGTCAAAAGACTGCATGTCTCCCCACTGTATGAGCAGTAATCTGGTCCAACAGTTCTTATCGCATGTGAACTTTCTACTACACTCACTGTTATTCTTAAGGTTGGAAGAGGAACAGAAGTTAATGCTCACCCCATTTGAGAGGAACCTGGATTTCTGGCGGCAGCTGTGGAGGGTAATCGAGAGAAGGTAGAAACAAAGCTCCGCCCAGCTGTCAATTTATACCTAAATTTGATGGCTAAAATGCTCTGTTCATGTCACACTCAATGTGgcaatgttttgatgtttgtttggttttttctTACAGTGACGTTGTGGTTCAGATTGTTGATGCAAGAAACCCTCTGCTGTTCCGTTGCCCTGACCTGGTGAGTTAATTTCCTTTGTTAGTTTTGTGGGTAGAAGCTGGGTTTACTGCTGCGGGATTGTGTGGGCATACTGTGATTACACcatcacatacagtacaggccaaaagtttggacacaccttctcattcaatgtgttttctttattttcatgactatttacattgtagattctaactgaaggaatcaaaactatgaatgaacacatgtggagttatgtacttaacaaaaaaaggtgaaataactgaaaacatgttttatattctagtttcttcaaaatagccaccctttgctctgattactgcttcgcacactcttggcattctctcgatgagcttcaagaggtagtcacctgaaatggttttccaacagtcttgaaggagttcccagaggtgtttagcacttgttggcccctttgccttcactctgcggtccagctcaccccaaaccatctggattgggtttaggtccagtgactgtggaggccaggtcatctgccgcagcactccatcactctccttcttggtcaaatagcccttacacagcctggaggtgtgtttgggctcattgtcctgttgaaaaataaatgatcgtccaactaaacgcaaaccggatgggatggcatgttgctgcaggatgctgtggtagccatgctggttcagtgtgccttcaattttgaataaatccccaacagtgtcaccagcaaaacacccccacaccatcacacctcctcctccatgcttcacagtgggaaccaggcatgtggaatccatccgttcaccttttctgcgtctcacaaagacacggcggttggaaccaaagatctcaaatttggactcatcagaccaaagcacagatttccactggtctaatgtccattccttgtgtttcttggcccaaacaaatctcttctgcttgttgcctctccttagcagtggtttcctagcagctatttgaccatgaaggcctgattggcgcagtctcctcttaacagttgttctagagatgggtctgctgctagaactctgtgtggcatttatctggtctctgatctgagctgctgttaacttgcgatttctgaggctggtgacttggatgaacttgtcctcagaagcagaggtgactcttggtcttcctttcctgggtcggtcctcatgtgtgccagtttcgttgtagcgcttgatggtttttgtgactccacctggggacacatttaaagtttttgcagttttccggactgactgaccttcatttcttaaagtaatgatggccactcgtttttctttagttagcttattggttcttgccataatatgaattttaacagttgtccaatatggctgtcggctgtgtagtaacctgacttctgcacaacacaactgatggtcccaaccccattgataaagcaagaaattccactaattaaccctgataaggcacacctgtgaagtgaaaaccatttcaggtgactacctcttgaagctcatcgagagaatgccaagagtgtgcaaagcagtaatcagagcaaagggtggctattttgaagaaactagaatataaaacatgttttcagttatttcacctttttttgttaagtacataactccacatgtgttcattcatagttttgatgccttcagtgagaatctacaatgtaaatagtcatgaaaataaagaaaacgcattgaatgagaaggtgtgtccaaacttttggcctgtactgtatatttttaaacattcatGGTTAAATTCTaaattttatgcattttgttgCTGAGCGCACCATTTGTATCCTTGTTGAGTCTTAATGACACTCTCtccattttcacctttttttttctcttctggttTGAGATGAAACCTGCAGGAATATTAAGACTAAGGTGAAGCTATTGTTTTTAAGAGTACCTTTCCTTCTGTGTGTTAGGAGCTGTATGTAAAGGAGGTGTCGCGGGACAAGGTGAACATGCTGCTGGTGAACAAGGCTGACCTGCTGACcagggagcagaggagagccTGGGCCCGTCACTTccagagagaggggctgagggCAGTTTTCTGGTCCGCCCTGGCTGAGAGCAACAGACTGGATGCAGAGgacagggtgaggaggaggaggaggttatGCTTTTGAATGGGGTCTTTTAGTAGCCCTCAGTCATCAGAGTATTTCAAGTGCTGGTCTGGCTCATTCAATCAATAAAGTGTCAAGGCCTTTACCCTTTACTATCACAACAGTCACAACCTGTGGCCTTTTTTGACTGTAAGAGCTTAGCTAATTGAAATTTTTCTGGTATTCAGTGGGAGTGCACCTCATTTCTTAGAAATGGAAAAGTGTATTTAAAGATTACACAGGGTTTGAAACAGCAAGGCATCGAGTGCACAGACGAACAGTGCTAAAAATAACACAAGACTAATAAAAGATTGAAAGAGAGACTTTTATAGGGCACCTCCTTCTTTTCACAGTTGGTTCATCAAACAgtagaaaaggaaacaaaaggcagtCCCTTAGCTTCACATCCTAGGTCGCTGAAAGTTCTGGGTCACCCTTGA contains the following coding sequences:
- the fam43a gene encoding protein FAM43A — its product is MLPWKKNKFDLIEEDKQSKQKGYAVSLNYSALTSFAKSCPESALNRVGSMFKSKRKKVKITSEDPTYTVLYLGNATTIQSKGDGCTDVAVGKIWGKSEMGKNGTKMKLTISSQGIRMVHVDDKARRPGHLYLLHRITYCVADPRLPKIFAWIYRHEMKHKAVMLRCHAVLVSKPEKAKAMALLLYQTSATALAEFKRLKRRDDARHQQQQLIGEQTIPLVPLRKLLNGQCYYKPPVERSRSAPKLGSITEDLVGEEEEEKAMHFECEDILDTDDDCVANGKQELTQIINDLGEMSIGNDVQTLKADLRVTRLLSGESTGSESSIESNQEPIPVTNGLVEGKMQEIA